tgcagcgatttgggtaaagataagcagaatgTGTCAGGATGGTACAGAAAatttaacagtaatagtgcaacagtgaataaggtcaaatcagggaaaattcgtaaaaagttaaaattaaaggcgctttatctcaaATGTACGAAGTATTCATAACAAgacagatgaattaatggcacaaagagataaatgggtttgatctagtagtcattactgagatgtggttggaaggtgaccaaggttgggaactataTATTCCAGGGTAGTTGACTTCTTGAAAAgaaagacaaaatggaaaaggagcgggtgtagtcctgataataaaggatgacataaagacagtagtgagaaagtatCTTGGCTCAGCAGATCGGGGAATAGAATCagcatgggtggaaataagaaatatcgaggggcagaaaacattggtgggagtagtgtaTAGGCCCACTAACAgtggttatactgttggacagagtattatttaagaaataagaggtgctggtaacaaaggtaatgcaataatcatgggggactttaatcttcatatagcctcggcaaatcaaattggcaaaagtagtttggaggaggagttaatggaatacattcgagacagtttcctagaacaataggttgtggaaccaaacagggaacaggccattttagatcttgtcttgtgtaatgagacagggttaattagtaaactAATGGTAAGGGATCCTCTTGGGAAGAGTaatataatatgatagaatttcatatcgaGTTTGAgaatgacgtacttaagtccgaaattagagtcttaaacttaaacaaagccaattacataggtatgaggagtgaattggctacggttgattgggaaattagattaaaagatatgatggtagataagcaatagtgaaatatttcataattctcaacaactATACATTCCATTGGGTAATAAAAACCCCATGGGAAAAGAGATAcacaactaaagaagttaaggatagtattagattaaaagaagaggctgatAATGTTGCCAagtagagtagtaagcctgaggattgggagagttttagaaaccagctaaggatgaccaaaaaattgataaagagggagaaaatagaatatgagagtaaactggcaagaactataaaaacagattgtaagagcttctacaagtatgtaaaaaggaaaagagaagcgaaagtaaatgttggtcccttagaggctaagacaggagaaattataatggggaataaggaaatggcagagacgttaaacaaatattttgtatctctcctcagagtagaagacacaaaaaacttaccagaaatagtggggagccaaggatctaatgagagtgaggaacttaaagtagttaatattagtaaagaaaaagtactggagaaattaatgggactaaaagccgacaaatcccctggacctaacggcctacatcctagggttctaaaagaggtggctgcagagatagtgaatgcattggttgtgaccTTCCaagattccctagattctggaacggtcccagtggattggaaggtagcaaatttaacaccgctattaaagaaaggagggagaaagaaaacagggaactacaggccagttagcctgacatcagtagtcaggaaaatgctggaatctattattaaggacgtggtaatgggACACTTCGAACatcatagtatgattaggcagagtcaacatggttttatgaacggaaaatcgtgtttgacaaatctactggagttttttgaggatgtaactaacaagatagataaaggggaaccagtggatgtagtatatttggattttcaaaaggcattcgataaggttgccACACAAaacgttgttacacaagattagggctcatgggattggaggcaatatattagcatggatagaggattggtcaacagacagaaaacagagaataggaataaacgggtcattttcgggttggcaggctgtaactagtggggtgccacaaggatcagtgcttgggcctcagctatttacaatctatattaatgacttagatgacgagtgtaatgtatccaagtttgctgatgatacaaagctaggtgggaaagtaagttgtgaggaggacacaaagagtctgcaaagggatatagacaggttaagtgagtaggcaagaaggtggcagatggagtataatgtggggaaatgtaagattattcactttggaaagaagaatagaaaaacagaatattttttaaatggtgagaaactattgaatgttggtgttcagagggatttgggtgttcttgtacatgaaacacagaaagttaacatgcaggtacagcaagcagttaggaatgcaaatggcgtgttggcctttattacaagggggttggagtacaagagtaaggaagtcttgctgcaattgtacagggctttggtgagaccacagctggagtactgtgtacagttttagtctccttacctaagaaagaatatacttgccccaggaagctgtggaagctacatcattaaataaatttaaaacagaaatagacagtttcctagaagtaaagggaattaggggttacggggagcgggcaggaaattgcacatgaatttagatttgaggttaggatcagatcagccatgatcttattgaatggcggagcaggctcgaggggccgattggcctactcctgctcctatttcttatgttcttatgttgccttagaggcggtgcaacgaagattcactacattgattcctgggatgagagggttgtcctatgaggagagattgagtagaataggcctacactctccggagtttagaagaatgagaagtgatctcattgaaacatgtaagattctgagagggcttgacaggatagatgcggagaggctgtttctcctggctggagagtttacaactagggggcatagtctcaggacaaggggtcagacatttatgatgagatgaggaggaatttcttcactcagagggttatgaatctttggaattctctaccccagagggctgtggatgctcagttgttgagtatattcaagactgagatcagtagatttttggactcaaaggaATCAAGCAATAtgtggatcgggtgggaaagtggagttgaggtcgaaggtcagctatgatcttactgaatggcggagcaggctcaaggggccatatggcctactcctgatcctatttcttatgatagaGTTGGAAGAGACACTTCAGAAACTCTTCCCAGAGTCACCTAGTTGCCAGAGCCAGCAATTACATCCTGACCATTGatataatcatagaattacacagcacagaaggcggccatttggcctatcgtgcctgtgccgtctctctgaaaaagctactaattagtcccactccactgctctttccccatagctctgcaaatgtttcctttttaagtatacattcaattcccttttgaaagttactattgaatctgcttccaccaccctttcaggcaatgcattccagatcataacaactccctgagtaaaataaattctcctcatctccccccctggcttttttgccaattatcttaaatctgtgtcccctggttactgaccctcctgccagtggaaacaatttctctctagctataccatcaaaacccttcataattttgaacacctctattaaatctccccataaccttctttgctctaaggagcaTAATcccaacttctcaagtctctccacttaactgaaatccctcatccctggtaccattcttgtaaatctcctctgagccCTCTTCAAAGCATTGACCTCCTTTTGTAAAATGTAGTGtccagatttggacacaatattctagctgaggtctaaccagtgatttataaaggtctaccataacttccttgcttttatactctgcgcctctatttataaagccaagatcccatatgcctttttaacagctttatcaacttgtcttgccatcttcaaagatttgtgtacgtgaacccccaggtctctctgttcctgcaccccctttaaaattttaccatttagtttatattgcgcctcgtcatttttccttccaaaatgcatcactacatatttctctgctttaaatttcatctgccatgtgtctgcccatgtgtCTATATCCTGctgatgtctgttactatcctcctcactgttcactacatttccaagctgtgTGTCATCCGCAAGCTTTGAAATTTTGCCcccctacacccaagtccaggtcattaatatcaaaaagagcagtggtccaaataccaacccctgggcgacacaccactgtacacttccctccagtctgaaaagcaaccgtttacttctattctctgctttccgtctctcagccagttttgtatccacagtgccactggccctttaatcccattggtttcaattttgctaacaagtcgatTATatcgtactttatcaaacgccttttgaaagtccatatacacatcaactgcactaccttcataaCCCTTTCCAttatttcatcgaagaactctatcaagtttgtcagacacgatttgcctttaacaaatccatgttggctgtcatttattaacccatattctaatttcagtgagttgaaaagggatctggctcaggtggattggaaacaaagattggcaggtaaaacagtaaatgaacaatgggaggccttcaaagaggatatAGTTCAGGTACAAACTAGACACATtcatatgagggggaaaggaagggcatccaaagttagagctccctggatgactaatgaaattgaggttaaaatgaaacagaaaaaggaggcttatgataaatgtcaggttcataatacagtagaaaatcaagcagaatacagagtgcgcagaggagaactgaaaaaggaaataaaaggggaaaagactagcagataacataaaagggaacataaaagtattttataaacatataaatagtaaaaggataatcaaaagaagggtggggccgattaggcaccaaaaaggagatcttcttgtggaggtcgcgggcatggctgtggtactaaatgaatactttgcatctgtctttactaaagaagagaatgctgccaatgtTATAGTAGCAAtgttacagtaaaggaggaggtggtagagaaaatggagataggataaaaatagataaagaggaggtactaagacggttggcagttctcaaagtagaaacgtcacctggtccggatgggatgcatcctaggttgctgagggaagtataggggtggaaatagcagaggctctggccacaatcttccaattctccttggatgtgggagtgatgccaaaggactggagggctgcaaatgttacaccctattCAAAACAAGGGCGAGAGATAAACCAGATAACTacgggccagtcagcctaacgtcggtggtggggaaacttctagagacaataatccgagacaaaattaactgtcacttggaatcagatcggctgcctgttttacacctgcccaattttactttccattgaagttaatggaaagtaaaatcgggcggtgtgtgaAACGGTCAGCCGATCTGATCGTGTCAGCTTTCcaccaggtgggttaggttaaaattacccccttcttTTTTGAGCTAATGTCACATGACCATTTATTATGGCAGAGCCCTAGCACAACACCACCTACAGGCGTAACTGGAACTGCATCCAAATGTTGACACTTTTAAAAGGGATTTTCCCATAGACAGAGCCTGACATAGgagttttcaatgcattttgaaatggaatgttgcaacccactcagcatttttaataagtaatAGATATATTGGGAGCATTCTTCTGGTTCCCAGTTATAATATAAGGTATTTATTTGAACTCTCTACatttatattttttatatttatttttctgGAGTATCAATGACTGGTATTGGTATTATTTAATTTAGTTTTTGTTCTTATATTTATTTGGAGTCagaaggggtaattttctgactgcACAATTCCACCagggagcctcacccactgggagTACATATTGGAAATTTAGGTGCACACTGTCCAAGGTTTTCTGACCAAATTCTGAGCCAGAAAATGTACACTTTGGTTCTTGAAATTGAATATCAGGTTAACagtgcatttttatttttccctatGACTTGTATTGTGCTGTTTCTTTACATCAGTAtgacacagagatagagaagtGGCAGACTGACTTTTCTGGGGGTTTTTAAAGTTTCTTGCTAATTTTCCCTGCTACTCTGTTTGTTGAGGTATAGCTCCTTGAAtgtaccttacccaagtggctattattgATGTGTGAGCCctgagtcagcaggttatttgatGGTGGGGCAAAACAGCTAAGCTTGGTACATCCCTCGCCCAATGTTCTCCgccacacacttccagcaggagttagGGGTAGCAATCAAGGACAAAATTTCTCCCCATATTTCAGGGATGTTGAGGTCAGTTGGAGTGCCCGTATTGCTGTACTGgcagagatcaactaactcacgcAGACTGCAGATTGAATCTGAGAAATCAAATGTTATCTAGTTGTGGTTAAACATTGTATTTGTGAGTAGGCATAAGTGTTTGTGTCTGTATGTTAAtgtattttcttttcattttgaaTTAGGAATTGGGAAGAACGTCATCTGTGACAGAGCTGCAACTCCTCTGGATGCATTTAGGATGATGTCAGCAGCACATTATTATCCCAAACTCATGAGTATAATGGGTAATGTTCTCCGATTCCTCCCTGCTTTTGTTAAGATGAAGCAAATGATTCAAGAGGGCTACGTGGGGGAATTGTTGATCTGTGAGGTTCAGGTTCACGGTGGAAGTCTTCTGGGTAAGAAATACAACTGGAGCTGTGATGATCTGATGGGTGGTGGAGGGCTGCATTCAGTGGGAAGCTACATTATTGACCTTttgacttttctgaccagtcaaaAAGCTGTTAAAGTCCATGGCTTCCTGAAAACCTTTGTGAAGCAGACAGAGCATATCAGAGGGATCCGTCAGATCACCAGTGATGACTTCTGCACCTTTCAGATGGTTTTAGAAGGTGGTGTGTGCTGTACTGTGACTTTGAATTTCAATGTCCCTGGGGATTTTAAACAGGAAATCATTGTGGTGGGGTCCACTGGTCGATTGATGGTAAGTGGTAGCGACTTGTATGGACAAAGAAATAGCGCAACTCAAAAGGAATTGATTTTAGAAGACTCAACTCCTGTAAGTAATGCATTGCTCCCAGAAAAAGCTTTCAGGGATATCCCATCCCCATTCCTCAGGGGTACTATCATGATGGTTCAAGCCATTCGGCAAGCATTCCAAGACCAAGAAGATCGACGGACCTGGGATGGGAGACCACTAACTATGGCAGCAACGTTTGAGGATTGCTTGTATGCACTGTGTGTAGTGGACACCATTAAAAAATCAAATGAGACTGGTGAATGGCAGAACATTGTGATTATGACAGAAGAGCCAGAGATTAGTCCTGCATATTTGATCAGTGAGGCTATGCGTCGCAGTAGAATGTCCCTATTATACTAACTGCTTTTAACAACTTCTCGTAACAAGTAGATTCAGGCCACTTTGTAAAGGGAATTAACATCTTTGGATGAGCAGCTATGCTGATGCTATACTTCTAGGACTTCCTGGTTTAAATAAATATTGACACATCTACAGAATTTATTTGCAACATACCAAGTAAGATTAAAATGAAGTGTTTGGCAACAAAAATATTATTAAAGCAAACAAGTGTTAATAACTATTGAGGACCATCCCAGTTGGTGGTTATTGTAAGCTTTTGAAAAGGCAAAGTTTTTCATTACTGTGTGACATATTAACTTCCCAGTAATTCAAGTGACTTGTGTTGGAGTTCACCTTGTTTGGAAAagggtaaattttacaatttaTCACTCCAAGCACAGAACTTTGCAGAACTGGAGCACATATCAGTGCATGCAGAGGTCTGTTAGTTTTAGAGGACAGAAAATCATGTGGGCCATGAGTCAGATGTGCTAACTTCTATGCATGAATTCCCGGTGTGCGCTGCCATTGCACAAAGCTCTGTGCCAGGAGCACTAAATCATAAAATTTACACCTGACACCCAGAAGTAAATTTTAATAGAAAATCTTAAAATTTTGCAGCTAGTAGGCTCCAGTCTGTTTTAACAGATTCCTATGCAAAATGTTTgtaatcttaattgctttctcagtggagtgacaaaaaaaaaatccttgtaaCCTGGAGCATGTAGATTTCCTGGTGCTTGGCTGGAGAACACCATTGGTGAACACTTGAGAGTAGGTTACCCGGTCACCTTTTCATCAGGTGCGTGTTATGTGGAGACCTAAAGATGAAAAGGATAAAGTAGAGAATTAAAAATTGTAAACTgctgttagaattttttttaaaaatctgtttaaaTAATGTATGGTATGTTTTATAATCATGTACTGAAAGAgtatgatagtgtagtggttatgttactgaaataataatctagagaacatgagctcaaatcctgccatagcagtttgagaatttgaattcagttttttaaaaagtcttaaaATATTAAGAAGAGCTGAAatcaatgaccatgaagctgtcggattgtcataaaaacccaactggttcacaaataTCCATTAGAGAAGGAAATATGgacaatatgtgactccagtcccacaccgatgtgattaactcttaactgccctttgaagtggcccaGCATGCCACTCAGTTGTGGCAACCAGAGGTTTAAGAAGAGGAcccagcaccttctcagggcaactagggataggcaataaatgccagccttgccagcgacacccacatcccaagaatgaattaaaaaacatgAAGGTGGGTGCTGATTTCCTCATTATATGTTGCATCATTTCATCAGCTGCAATGCAAGTATCAAGTAAGGCTGGGATTCGTAAACAAAAATAACAAGTAGGTAAGGCAGTGGTGCAAGGCTCATTGGTGCATGAGCTGTGCCATAAACTGGACACAGGTGAACATCCCATCCTTTGCTGATATTTGCGTCTAGGCTTCCCCAAATGACAAATTGTCAGTCTCAGTAGGGCTATTAGGCAAATCACTGTGCAGTGGAGAGGTAGCGAGTCAAAGTGAGTCAGCAAGCATGGGTTCCACCTCGGGTCAATACTCATCATCTCTTGCACAGCAGCAATGATGAAGGCTGTAGAAATGCTCACAAGTCACTTGACTATCCCCTCTATCAAAGTCTAGGGCatataaaaagaagaaaaaataatTCTCAAAATTAAAAtctgtaaaataaataaaaattgttgtGGTTATTGAAGAACAAAACTTGTAACATCTAATCTACGTAAGCCTTACCAACAAAAGTATTTAGTGCTGTACACACAAAGAATGCTAATGCGAGAGTAGCTGTGATCATTTTTATGGTAGAAGATATCTATTTCCCTTCtaatggacatttaaaaaaatctgaagCTTCAGCAATTTAAAGAAAGTGATGCTTGGAACACAAACAGTGCACTTTAATTTGGGTTGACAAGATGGAGCTACTAGTATGCTAGAAAAGGTTCaattctctcctcccccacacacactagtGAGAATGCCCATTATGGCAGCTTTCTGCCAGGAAACTGAAGACACCATGCAATTCACCCCTTCACTCTCTGGCACTGAAGATGCTGCTGGCAATCATGAATATGTGTGAATAGGTGCCAGGAAACATTGGGCAGACTAACACTGAATTTTCCTCTACGAGTCCAAATACAGCAAATCTAATTTCTGAAAAAATGTTATATGCAACCTTGCTGCTGAGGAGGCAAAAATGGCAGTAAGTGAAATCTTTACCACTGTAAGGCAGGAGTCGGTAAAACACAAAACAATGCTTAattcgatttttaaaaaatatatattttgaaatGCTTTGGACCACTAACTTGACCCCTGAAACATTCCTTATATAAACAAAAAGACTTAAAATGGCTGCAGAGGCAGATCCTGCCAAGTTGTAATATTTATTCCAGTCAAAAGTAATGGCACTTTTTGCTCCAAGGTGAAAATGTTACTTTACATCCTGCAAATTGTGTGAAGTAAATTTCACCCATGTGTTAAAATCACATCATCTTGAAAAAAGGCAGTTGTGGATTTTTTGAAGATGATTCAATCATTGGGAAATTCAGATTAATCTACTGAGAGGTTTCTCTGTAGTTACAGTGGCAATCTCTACAATTTTTCTGCTTTGCTGGACAAGATAAGATACAGAGGCACCATGATCTTTTCCCTGAAGCTTTGAACTTGTGGTAGCACAAAAATCTGCAAGTGACAACCATATTATTTTCACCCTCTTTTCAGCACTGGTGCATCCGGAAGGTACaaataggggtaattttaacaatTTGCACTCCCAAACGAGCCCAAATTGCTAATATGTGCTCCCAGTGGGTAAAACTCCCAGTTGGGAGTATGAATTAGTAAAATTGCCCCATCATCTTAAAAAGAGTTAAAATTACCTACTTTGGCCACTCCGTACACCAAAGGCAAATGCAATCAAAGGCTAAAAGGAGCCAGAAAGAAGATAAGTACCCTTCTAAGTATTTATTTTGTTTGGATAGCAGCGTAGGGTATAATCTGATTTGCGTCCAGTAGTGGATTTTTAAGCAGTAAGCCCAACACTAACATCATGGaaggggatgatgtggagatgccggtgatggactggggttgacaattgtaaacaattttacaacaccaagttatagtccagcaattttattttaaattcacaagctttcggaggcttcctccttcctcaacgttcacctgaggaaggaggaagcctccgaaagcttgtgaatttaaaacaaaattgctggactataacttggtgttgtaaaattgtttacaatcatggaAGGGGAAACCAGTTCTCTGTAGGAGAACGTATTACTGGTGGCTGGTGGAAACTGGGGGCTGCCCGAAAAAAGTTCAGAACAATTTCTTTTTCGTTATGACGGTATTTTTACATCAAAACTTTAATTTGTGTATGATAATACAGCTTTGTACAATAAAATGCTTAAGGAGATAAATGAAAACTGTGTGTGATAAGCAATACTTAAAGGTGTGCATTAATAAAAATCACACCCTTTGGGGTAACTGCAACACTGTATTACAAGCTACCCCTATTTAGATTTGGCTGGCTCTGACTCTGAGTTTGTGTAAAAGGACAGATCTGTACCTTGTACCAGAATTATGAACCCAAACAATGCAAATGCAGTAGAACAAAGCCTATCCCTGTCCCCACCTGTATCTCACATGGATtaatcttttaaaaaattcaaagaTTTAGATATGGGTTCAGTGAAGTAGAACCAAAACAAGAGTCCCAATTGAGGTTGGCTCATTTGTTTCTAGGACAGCAAGCTCAGTTTTCTAACATACACAGGTCTGTACCATCCAGTCAGATAACAAAACATAAAAACAACTTGTAAAAGAAGCACTCTATGATTAAAAATAATGGCTGAATTGGAACATTAAATAAACTTGTTTTTCAGTTTTTTAAAACATCTTCTAGCTAGGATTGAATGAGGAATAATATGCTCATTCAAACCGCAGTCTGCGTTTGTACTTGAAATTAAATGTTACTGATGACAAGATGTGAATTAATAATTATAACTAAATGTGTCCTTTTAACGGTTTTTGAAATGTTAGATATATGTACAGAGGAGACTTGTCTGTCAATTATTTGTGTTATTTATGGTAATGTATTTTTAGCATGAATATCTGTATATATGCGGAAAAGATATTTATCAAGGTAAAAAATTCAAGTACTAGAAACTATACAAAGTTTATATTTTATATAATATAATAGATGGGATAGACCAAAACGTACTTGgtttattaaaataaatattcTTATTTAAAATATGCACAAAACAATCGGACTTTAAGATCCTAGTACTGTGAAGAGGGTTAAAGATACTGT
This DNA window, taken from Heptranchias perlo isolate sHepPer1 chromosome 2, sHepPer1.hap1, whole genome shotgun sequence, encodes the following:
- the gfod1 gene encoding glucose-fructose oxidoreductase domain-containing protein 1, encoding MLPGVGVFGTSLTTRVIIPLLQSQGFPVKALWGRTPEEAEELAKEMDVPFYTNRIDDVLLHQDVDLVCINLPPPLTRQIAVKTLGIGKNVICDRAATPLDAFRMMSAAHYYPKLMSIMGNVLRFLPAFVKMKQMIQEGYVGELLICEVQVHGGSLLGKKYNWSCDDLMGGGGLHSVGSYIIDLLTFLTSQKAVKVHGFLKTFVKQTEHIRGIRQITSDDFCTFQMVLEGGVCCTVTLNFNVPGDFKQEIIVVGSTGRLMVSGSDLYGQRNSATQKELILEDSTPVSNALLPEKAFRDIPSPFLRGTIMMVQAIRQAFQDQEDRRTWDGRPLTMAATFEDCLYALCVVDTIKKSNETGEWQNIVIMTEEPEISPAYLISEAMRRSRMSLLY